One Setaria italica strain Yugu1 chromosome I, Setaria_italica_v2.0, whole genome shotgun sequence DNA window includes the following coding sequences:
- the LOC101775721 gene encoding probable glycosyltransferase 2 has product MGQEGMGYNSNKGGGGGGLPMTAPRPRGASPLHHSRSRKIHRTFNNLKITVLCGLVTILVLRGTIGLNLSLPSQPNDAEALAGAKAVEDIDRILREIRSDSGPDPDDEGGEFSANAGFNASALSAAEAAAAYAAAAGKYALGPKISDWDAQRRRWLAENPGFPATVAGGKPRIMLVTGSQPGPCDNPLGDHYLLKSTKNKMDYCRLHGIEIVHNLAHLDTELAGYWAKLPLLRRLMLSHPEVEWIWWMDSDALFTDMAFELPLSRYDGHNLIIHGYQDLLFEKHSWIALNTGSFLFRNCQWSLDLLDAWAPMGPKGFIRDQAGKVLTANLKGRPAFEADDQSALIYLLLSQKEKWMDKVFIENSYYLHGFWAGLVDKYEEMMENHHPGLGDERWPFVTHFVGCKPCGSYGDYPVERCLKSMERAFNFADNQVLRLYGFSHKGLESPKIKRIRDQTSKPINDVENLDMKAKILTAS; this is encoded by the coding sequence ATGGGGCAGGAGGGGATGGGGTACAACAGCAACAaggggggcggcggtggagggctCCCGATGACGGCGCCCCGACCGCGGGGCGCGTCGCCGCTCCACCACAGCCGCTCGCGCAAGATCCACCGCACCTTCAACAACCTCAAGATCACCGTGCTCTGCGGCCTCGTCACCATCCTCGTCCTCCGGGGCACCATCGGCCTCAacctctccctcccctcgcAGCCCAACGACGCCGAGGCGCTCGCGGGCGCCAAGGCCGTCGAGGACATCGACCGCATCCTCCGCGAGATCCGCTCCGACTCCGGCCCCGACCCGGACGACGAGGGCGGGGAGTTCAGCGCCAACGCCGGGTTCAACGCCTCCGCGCTcagcgccgccgaggccgccgcggcgtacgcggccgccgcgggcaaGTACGCGCTCGGGCCCAAGATCTCCGACTGGGACGCGCAGCGACGGCGGTGGCTCGCCGAGAATCCGGGGTTCCCGGCCACTGTTGCCGGGGGGAAGCCCAGGATCATGCTCGTCACTGGCTCGCAGCCGGGGCCATGCGACAACCCGCTCGGCGACCACTACCTGCTCAAATCCACCAAGAACAAGATGGATTACTGCCGCCTCCACGGCATAGAGATCGTCCACAACCTCGCGCACCTCGACACCGAGCTCGCGGGATACTGGGCCAAGCTGCCGCTGCTCCGACGCCTCATGCTCTCCCACCCGGAGGTCGAGTGGATCTGGTGGATGGACAGCGACGCGCTCTTCACCGACATGGCGTTCGAGCTGCCCCTGTCGCGCTACGACGGTCACAACCTCATCATCCACGGGTACCAGGACTTGCTCTTCGAGAAGCACTCCTGGATCGCGCTCAACACCGGCAGCTTCCTCTTCCGGAATTGCCAGTGGTCGCTTGACCTTCTGGACGCGTGGGCACCCATGGGTCCCAAGGGGTTCATCCGTGACCAGGCTGGCAAGGTACTCACGGCGAACCTCAAGGGCCGGCCAGCATTTGAGGCTGACGACCAGTCGGCATTGATTTACCTCCTGCTCTCGCAAAAGGAAAAGTGGATGGACAAGGTGTTCATAGAGAATTCCTACTACTTGCATGGCTTTTGGGCTGGGCTGGTGGACAAGTATGAGGAGATGATGGAGAATCACCACCCGGGGCTCGGCGATGAGCGGTGGCCTTTTGTGACTCACTTTGTTGGGTGCAAGCCGTGCGGTAGCTATGGGGATTACCCGGTGGAGCGCTGCCTCAAGAGCATGGAGCGAGCGTTTAATTTTGCCGATAACCAGGTGCTTCGGCTGTATGGTTTCTCACACAAGGGGCTGGAAAGCCCCAAGATTAAGAGGATCAGGGATCAGACAAGCAAGCCAATTAACGATGTGGAGAACTTAGATATGAAGGCCAAAATATTGACAGCTTCGTGA
- the LOC101776121 gene encoding pentatricopeptide repeat-containing protein At3g53360, mitochondrial, with product MAPPPPHLLPRSSTIISSAVNPASPHNGIHRSSSSIPNAATTPAAAAQLSLLRAHARAGRMRPAREVFDAMPAPGRSLVAWTALMSGYATHGPATEALELLLCMLGLHLRPDAFVFSVALRACAAVGSLRLGRQLHGAVAKLGYVGADLFVANGLVTMYSSCQSLRCAEKVFSGIAAPDIVSLTSMLSAYTENGCDAEALMLFMEMVCDGVACDAFTLSVALMAASSLGHVGLGHQLHCCMIKMGLVGNEFLDNCLIGFYGRSGELLLMRKVFDEMDCKDLVSWNTIIQSYAGNLCDKEALAHFRAMMFECAECDEFTLGSILHVVTRRGAFDHGMEIHGYLIRAGLDSDKHVMSALMDMYVNRATLHKRHQMFPLRMLKYYLSAQGELDQFIVASSLKSCASDLDLAAGRMLHACILKSSMNPDSYVTSSLVDMYAKCGALEESNLLFSRTKNPGTAAWSAVIAGNCLNGQYGRAVHLFRRMQAEHVQPNEFTYTAVLTACMALGDAVSGMEIHSNSIRNGYGSNTSILKSLVNFYLRQGRYHQALKLCLSLSNHEVSWGTLVEAFYQAGDHVGIVNLFHVIQCCGVEVDHHTARLILSSCGKLALLEEGLQAHAYMTKRGLASTACMNTHLINMYSNCGSLRHAFDAFNYMPDKDASSWTSIITANVENGCPETAVRLFSQMLSKEKYHPTSKAFLSALKACAKTGLVSEAFRFFVSMTDVYKIQPSEGHYSHMIEVLGRAGMFKEAEHFIDSVVPSESCASARSLLCATRQNGNDKTVKLEADKLAIARLVPGAR from the coding sequence atggcgcctcctcctccacaccTGCTCCCGCGCTCTTCTACCATCATCAGCAGCGCCGTCAACCCCGCATCCCCACACAATGGTATCCACAGGTCCAGCTCGTCCATCCCAAACGCCGCCACCactccggccgcggcggctcAGCTCTCGCTGCTCcgcgcccacgcgcgcgccggcaGGATGCGGCCCGCGCGTGAGGTGTTCGACGCAATGCCAGCGCCGGGACGGTCGCTCGTCGCCTGGACCGCGCTCATGTCCGGGTACGCCACTCATGGGCCGGCCACCGAGGCGCTCGAGCTGCTCCTTTGCATGCTCGGCCTGCACCTCAGGCCCGATGCTTTCGTCTTCTCCGTCGCGCTGCGTGCCTGCGCTGCCGTCGGGAGCCTCCGCCTCGGCAGGCAGCTGCACGGCGCCGTCGCCAAGCTGGGCTACGTGGGCGCCGACCTCTTCGTGGCCAACGGCCTCGTCACCATGTACTCGAGCTGCCAGTCCCTCCGTTGCGCCGAGAAGGTGTTCAGTGGCATCGCCGCGCCGGACATAGTTTCCTTGACCTCCATGCTCAGCGCGTACACCGAGAACGGATGTGACGCCGAGGCACTGATGCTGTTCATGGAAATGGTCTGTGATGGCGTCGCGTGTGATGCTTTCACTCTGTCGGTAGCACTCATGGCAGCTTCAAGTTTGGGCCATGTTGGATTGGGCCATCAGCTGCACTGCTGCATGATCAAGATGGGGTTGGTCGGCAACGAGTTCTTGGATAATTGTCTGATCGGATTCTATGGGAGGTCCGGTGAACTGCTGCTGATGCGAAAGGTGTTTGATGAGATGGATTGCAAAGATTTGGTTTCTTGGAACACCATAATCCAGAGCTATGCAGGAAACTTGTGTGATAAAGAGGCGTTAGCTCATTTTCGTGCTATGATGTTTGAATGCGCAGAATGCGATGAGTTTACACTGGGCAGTATTCTGCATGTTGTTACCAGAAGAGGTGCTTTTGATCATGGTATGGAAATACACGGCTACCTCATCAGAGCAGGTTTGGACTCAGATAAGCACGTCATGAGTGCTCTCATGGATATGTATGTCAATCGCGCCACTCTTCATAAGCGGCACCAGATGTTTCCTTTGAGGATGTTAAAATATTATTTGTCAGCCCAGGGAGAGCTTGATCAGTTCATCGTGGCAAGCAGTCTGAAGTCATGTGCTTCTGATCTAGATCTGGCAGCAGGGAGGATGTTGCATGCCTGCATTTTAAAGTCCAGTATGAATCCAGATTCTTATGTTACTAGTTCGTTGGTCGACATGTATGCTAAATGCGGTGCTCTGGAGGAATCAAATCTTCTGTTTTCAAGAACCAAGAATCCAGGTACGGCTGCGTGGTCTGCTGTTATCGCAGGAAACTGTCTGAATGGTCAGTACGGAAGAGCAGTGCATTTGTTTAGGAGGATGCAGGCGGAGCATGTGCAGCCTAACGAATTCACATACACCGCCGTACTTACAGCGTGTATGGCTCTTGGAGATGCTGTGAGTGGTATGGAGATCCACAGCAACTCGATCCGAAATGGTTATGGAAGCAACACCTCTATTCTGAAAAGTTTGGTCAACTTTTACTTGAGACAAGGTCGGTATCACCAGGCTCTGAAACTGTGCTTATCACTCTCAAACCATGAGGTTTCATGGGGCACATTGGTTGAAGCATTTTATCAAGCTGGCGATCACGTCGGAATAGTTAATCTCTTTCATGTTATCCAATGTTGTGGGGTGGAGGTTGACCACCATACTGCACGTCTCATCTTGAGTTCCTGCGGAAAACTGGCACTTCTTGAGGAAGGGTTGCAAGCACATGCCTACATGACCAAGCGTGGCCTTGCTTCCACAGCCTGTATGAACACCCACCTTATCAACATGTACTCCAATTGTGGTAGCCTCAGACATGCGTTCGATGCCTTCAACTATATGCCTGACAAGGATGCATCTTCCTGGACCTCAATAATCACAGCGAACGTCGAGAATGGCTGCCCGGAGACCGCCGTTCGCCTGTTTTCGCAGATGCTCAGTAAGGAGAAGTATCATCCAACTTCAAAAGCATTCTTATCTGCGCTGAAGGCCTGCGCGAAAACCGGCCTTGTAAGTGAAGCATTCAGGTTCTTTGTATCCATGACTGACGTCTACAAGATACAGCCCTCGGAGGGGCATTACTCCCACATGATCGAGGTGCTGGGTCGTGCTGGGATGTTCAAAGAGGCAGAGCACTTCATTGACAGTGTTGTTCCTTCTGAATCCTGTGCATCGGCCAGGAGTTTGCTTTGTGCTACCAGACAGAACGGAAATGATAAGACCGTGAAGCTTGAAGCAGACAAGCTAGCAATAGCAAGGCTGGTTCCAGGTGCGCGTTGA
- the LOC101776929 gene encoding copper transport protein CCH, translating to METPIHEARAHADADRSPTDRPTSSSPSSSPSAASAWVSSSPPRSVRAMAAETVVLKVAMSCEGCAGAVRRVLTKMEGVETFDIDLKEQKVTVKGNVKPEDVFQTVSKSGKKTSYWEGEATAPAASAPAAEAAPSTAAEAPAAEAAPEITPAKADA from the exons ATGGAGACCCCGATCCATGAAGCCAGGGCACACGCCGACGCCGATCGATCTCCCACCGACCGACCGACTTCTTCcagtccctcctcctccccctccgctgCTTCAGCTTGGGTTAGTTCTTCTCCGCCGAGATCCGTGAGAGCCATGGCCGCTGAG ACTGTTGTCCTCAAGGTTGCTATGTCATGCGAGGGTTGCGCCGGGGCAGTCAGGAGAGTGCTCACCAAGATGGAag GAGTGGAGACCTTTGACATAGACCTCAAGGAGCAGAAGGTGACAGTCAAAGGCAATGTCAAGCCTGAGGATGTCTTCCAGACGGTTTCCAAGTCGGGGAAGAAGACCTCCTACTGGGAGGGCGAAGCCACAGCCCCGGCCGCTTCGgctccagcagcagaagcagctCCCAGCACTGCAGCAGAAGCGCCTGCGGCGGAGGCTGCACCAGAGATAACCCCAGCCAAAGCTGACGCTTGA